A window of Sebastes umbrosus isolate fSebUmb1 chromosome 6, fSebUmb1.pri, whole genome shotgun sequence genomic DNA:
AAAGGCTTTCTCTTGTTCATCTGCCTAAACCTTTTCCCAACAGTCTGAACAGAGCAGcttatttacttaattttattcTGTTACAGAATAGTCTGATAACATAACGGAGCTGTaatattaaagctagggttggtaatcttaagaaactagcaagagtacgctagatgtTAAAAATTATCCGACCGAAAATCCCCATGTGTACAGTCCTGAGTCAGCCGCGGATAcgggatttctttttttccctttttagtcagggcatttgatttattgatcgctgtcgggatgtaaaaagattttcaacatatatagcaaaaatatttttgaagatTACCAGCTCTAGCTTTAAGAGTTACCAGATACAGTACTTCTGTCACAACGTTTTTTATTGCACATAACGTGAGGCTTGTAGGAGCCTCACTCACCAGCCTCGTCTACTGCATTGAACTCCTCTATTCGGCCACAGTGCTCCCCACCTCTGCCCTTTAGTTAACCTTCATATTTCCACATTATACATCCAGTATTTCCCCTATTTTGTTGATTTCACATACCATGTCAGGGGCTTTGGAACTGATAGTTTAGTCTGAATCTAgatactttttttcaaaaacgtATCTTGAGTCCAGCTCTGCCAGGTGATGTGATGGTACAGTTTCAACTGACCGGTGTTAAGGCTTGCATCAATAGGAACGATTCTCATTCaggaagtaaaagtaaaaagagtaCTAGTATCTCCTGTATAGCTGTGAGCGGCAGCAAGATGCCGCGTCTACAGAAAAAGAACCAGAAGGTAATGCaacagataaaaagaaagaaaaatctgtTCCATCATCATCCACCGTATTGACACAGCAcctgcaacacgttctcatcccaactcgtcacatactgatgctttgtcacggccgtcggcgtcactttttgggtgcagtaaacacatgctggGTGTTGtgaacacttgcttaggtttaggcaataaaaccactatagttaggtttaagaaaaaacaacatggttgggcttaaaactactatgtttgtaaagtgaaaatgtgactggacattgtgaacacgggacactaaCTAGCTAACAACcggctgattgtaaagtgaaagtgaaatgtaacacacgggacatgaacagcggcctgtgttggacccatccacctcacctcTTGTCCGCCTTgagtgtctctttcgctctttaaactacgtcaccacagcactttctctgttCTACTgatgtagttaatggaaagcccagtgcATCGCATACCAGCACGAAAGGGTGCCTTATGCAGCGGTATCTAAcgccgacggctgtgacaaagcgtcggtatttgacgccctgggaatgagaacgagctgGAACCTTCACACCTCAGCAGAGTGTAGAAACCTTTTTGCAAactgtgatttttgttttgaattcTACTATTTCCACTCTGGTTTTTAATGCAAAAAGTAAAACTCAGCATTTAAACCAGAGAGTTGGAAATATACTTACTAGCCAAACATACTATAGCCTGGCACATCTGTAACAGATGTGAAACACTGCCAGTGAGGTTTGGACGGTAATGTTGTGAAACTAAAAACTTCATCAGCCTCCTTCTATCCGCCCTCCACACCAATTTGTCCATCATCTTTATGACATTACTCcccaaaaatatctgtatatctttatttctcttcttcttccacctttatttatttatttaaccctGATCGGACCTCGccgccccccctccctccctccctctctctgatgGGTACAGGACAtcaaacacatgaaaaaaaggGGTCAGGGTCTTTTTCCCTGCAACAGAATGAATTTGGCACATGATGATCGGCGGACCGACGCCACCCGGTCGGACGAGGGGCGGGATCACTTGAGTACCTCGTCTGTGCTCTTGAACATGAGAATGGCGTTGGAGATCTTGAGGGCGGGGCCGAGCTTGATGCTCATGATCTTCACAATGTCGGTCTGGGTCAGCAGCAGGAAGGCCTCGCCGTCGATCATCTGGGGAGACGCAGAGACAGCAGTGGTGATGGAACTGGACGTGGAAGTGACAGGTCAGGAAAAGGTTTGCTTTCTCTGCCAAGGGTACTCTTAAAATACCTTCATAATAAAACAGATGATGTTCACTTGACTCGATGGTCATGTCTGACACTATACTTTGTAgtggtttcctttttttaagattaattttattggacatttttgctgtactgttcacactacacaacttgctgtcttgtaatcaggagtcttgaagttgtggttttcacactacatgactgaccggagacagggggtcacacactacTTCAACAGCAGTGTAACATGACAGTAAATACTGCAAAGGACCTTCTTCATTTGAGTATGTGTATAGCAAATGTGTGAATTAAGATAAGATTTTATTCACTCAGTGGTCTCACCTCTTCTTTGAAGAGTTGAGCCTGTTCTTCACAGCCGATCAGATCCTGGACAAACCTGGAGACCTGAGGTACAAACACAACAgatttttaaataatcaaaccagtcaggcagacagagagaataaataaataaataaatctgtaggTAGGTGATGCTCACCTCTTCAACGCCCCATGCCGCCACTTGGCTGGCGTGAATGCCCTGAACGCCAGGCAGCAGCTTACAGTGCTGCTCCCAGCACAGAGACAGAGTTCGGTCTGACTGGCCGCTCAGAGCCGACATGAACAGTGACGGATACGCGTCCTCTGAGGACATGTctgaggacaaacacacacacacacaaatacaggcTTGGACTCAACCGTTGTTGATTTATAATCACTTGGACAGATATTGTTtctattttgtattaaaaattTAATGAGAAAAACTCACTCTGGTAGTCTCTCTGCTGGTTCTTCCTGTATTTAGGAGGACGAccaatcctgaaaacagaggaaAAGACTAATGTGAGACAAAAGCAAACATGCATGCaaacgtatacacacacacacacacacacacacacacacctgccacGGTAATGGGTCTTCTTGGTCCTTTGGCCAAAGAAGAGGGTCCTCTTGCACTCGGAGTCTGACAGCTCGGCCTTCAGCCGGCCCTGGTTACGCTCAGCCAGCGGGCAGCCGGATATGCAGTGATGGGCAGTGAAACGACCCGTCACATGGCCTGAACCATCACAACCAGGAGTTggacacttcctgtttcagagACAGAGCCCTGCAGTGAGTATTTCAGGTAATTGATATGTATCTTAAAATGATTGTGCTGGTGAATAAAGTATGAATTAAATGACCTGATGGTAGAGTTGAGCTCAGCTGACCTGTTGTGGAAACTGTACTTGTTGGCTCTGGGGTGGCCGAGGGGTTTACAGGGAACAGAGGAAGGGTAGATGGACTGGCCTATAACAGGAGACTCCCTCATAcctatacattaaaaaaaaaaacataaaaccctCACACATGTACACGAGATGTTCTCAAACCCTCAATGCTGCAGTATGTAAGATTATACCCATAGTACCTaaagtgcagtgtgtaggatttggcggcatctagtggtgaggttgaaTAATatcaaccaactgaaacttctacCGTGTGCCaacaatttttatttatgtgattatacactaaagaaaacatacttattaatattatattcaatctctgccaatagatccccctaaatgttacacactggacctttaaaagaggatttttttaaaaattaaatagtcaaaataaaattaaaagggTTTCTCATTTCAATTAGCGTTTAAATTTCCCGTTTTACATTTCCATTTGCctgtttaattttcatttacatGACACTGTGGGGCCTTGCAGGGGCTAAATCTAGCTACGTCAGAGCACAAAATATGTATTGTTGCTAAGATTTAATGCTAGCTATCAAGAATAATAACTTTGATTTGAATTTAGAAGAAAATCCACTTCCAGTTCTGACTGAAGTGCTGGCTGCTACCATGTGGCTGGTGTGTTCTGGTGTCCCGCGGGGGAACTTTGAGCGGGTGATTGGTCGCCTCACACCAGCCTGCTGGGTGGATGTCGGGGTGATCCGAGTCCATCCACTCATCATAGACGTGACTCCAGCCGTCATAATGGACCTGAGGGaggaatagaaaaataaaatactgtattCACACACGCTTAATGTGCACACAGCTCAACGTTTATCACGGGTCCAGGATTGGTTAGAAACATGTACATCACAGTATCAGCACATCAAAACCATTAGCTCAAGGCCACATCTGACAAGCACACTTAGTTAAAGCTGTAATGGAAATGACGGAGCTGGAGAAATAATATCACAACCTTCACAACCTCAGACGTTTAGTACTTAAATGTTCAGGAATACAAGctgacaacacaaacacacccacacagagtATTACCTTAATGCGATgagtctccacttcctccactGTAGCCACTCGGATCAGACCAGGACTTCTCTTGTCAACGGCCTCCAGTTTCATCTGAGGTTCGAAGCTGTGGGCCGCACGCTGGACACAGAGCAGGGGATGATGGGAAAACACATTAACTTGTACGTTCAGTTAATCAACCAAACATGTCAAACATACTTTCCATAAAGGCATTGGCGTTAGTTGTACTATTTAATTTGGGGCATTTTATGCCTTGTGTTAGAGATTTTACAGTAGaaagatgacaggaaatgaggggagagagatgagaaaTGACCAtacactgtataaaatatggacgtagtctccgtgacgtcacccattctgtggggattgactcgctaTTGGACTCAGCCTCAAGTTGTCATTCGAAGAACTGCATtttttggcacttccgcgttggcttcactGAGATTGCCACTTGGAAATGGCATGTAACAAAGGTCCTTGACTGGACTCAAACTTGTGACGTCGCCATCTTAAGTTGTTTTTATGTCACtgcaagtttttgtttttgttttttttgcagttagTACATATACATAAACACCTGAACTGTGCCTACAATGTACTTACTGCAGCACTGTTAAAGATCCGTCAGCTGTAATGAAATTcatgatatactgtaagtaACTGATTTGACTGTAACAAACCACGCttctcattatttttaattgctcttttttgacattttcagtcTCTTAACTCCGACTTTGCCTTCACCGTCGCTGCTGTTTTCTGCCAGCCCATGCATACCACAGATCAACACTACATCATTTCATATCATACTGTGAGTTGGATCAAAAATAGTACATATATTTTCTGTTCTCACCACTTTAAAGGCGTCAGCGGCCACCGCCTTGGAGCCGGTCTCCTCCAGGTAGAGAGACCAGGAGAACCGGGCCTGGTCCGGGTAATCTGATGCAGCAACGCATAAATTCACAGTgaatacaaacataaaaatTCATCCCATACATATCCTTCTGAATTGTGCTAATCTTTGTAATTATGTTAAAGTTCATGCTCTAAAATCCACTTAAACAAGTATATTTCAggtatttatacatatatatatatatacatacaaacatactgTAAGAAGAAAGTAACAAGTGGGATAAGTGGGCAGAGTTGTTGTTTAAAGTTACGTCTATAAACGTGATTAAATGAATGATTAACAGGGAACACGCTGGTCACCTTGGGGTGGTGTTAGGGGGAGGTCTCTCTCCTGGCACCAACCAATAGGGTGGATGTACGGACTGCTGGAATCACACCTgcatattttgaaaaacaacGTCCAGCGGTTTAGTCGTGTCTTTATAAGAAAAAGTCAATAACTGTTTAATGGTTTTTGAGCTGCTCTCCTTGATGCTGGAACAGCTTTTACTGCAGATTGTGCTGATGCTTATTTAAAGCTTTCTACTAGCACTGAATCAAATAActacatgtaatgtgaaagtcCTCGCTCATGATGACAAACGCAGAGAGAGAGCCTcttttttctcattgttttgatgCTTTCTTCAGTCATTTCCCAAAGCCCCTACATCGCCAGTGTGTCTGAGGCTCACCAGTAGTCGTACGTGTCGTCCCAGTTGTCGAAATGAACCAGGAAGCGGTCGTCCACCACGTCAGTGACGGTTGCTACACAGATGAGGGAGGGGTTCATACGGTCGACGGCCTCCAGCTTCATTCCTATCTCGAAGCTGCCCTTCACATCGATctaaacaggaagcagaaatattagatattagtagcagagacagacagagcggTGCAAAATATGATTTCTGAGAGAGACGGGAGGAGCAActtgtttaaaataaatctgttttatttcaacTGCTTCTCATTGGAGTTTTCCCGACCCTGAATCATTCACCTCATCCATTCATGCTTGTAGATAATACAACTACCGTATATTATATAGTGGCAGTTACCCTCCCAGGACTGGCAAAGAGCTCTTTGGTCGCCACTTGTGCTTTAGTCATTTTCAGGTAGTTGGTCCAGGTAAACTCTTCCTCTTTACAGCCTGCAGGACAAAAAAATAGATAGaggattaaaatgattaatgttTTGGTAAAACATCCcatcatttaaaggaatagttcgacattttgagaaatacgcttattcgctttctgaGAGTTAGACGAGAGGATTGATGCTACTCTTGTATCTGtacataaagactggaaacaggtggaaacagctagcctggctctagaaggcaacaaaatccacctaccagcaccttgaacactttatatcttgtttgtttaacgTGTACAAAAACTGAGTCTTCCTGGACATCGTCAacgtgaggttgccaggcaaccagcagagactccacAGTGTTACTGAGAGTTAATGagtgagttttagaggtgctggttgttgttgttttgtttcatttggaCAGGGGTAAGAGAAAGTGAatgagtgtatttcccaaaacgtTGAACTATTCCTGGAGATTTATCCTGTGAAAGGTGAAAGATTAAagacctttacacaccgggggcgtgacgcATACACGACACGAACATGTGAAacactcgcctgcgaatattatacgCATAGGGCTTTTGTtgagaaaggtaagaatggaaggagtggatctggtctgagctgcctttgtcaaggttgacagaagtaataaagtttgccgtcatGGTTCGGAgtacggagcctctgtgttgttgttttataggggcaactcaacccgttctgcacaacgtgattagttgatgcctttattcgcggtgcggaagctcagaaaatcaaccttgttccagaaaaaaatatatatattaaatttgctgtaatatttgcattctttgtgaaagtactcataacagaaacaacagttcaaaaaaatatattgacgtgaaaaaacgctgccggtgtgtaaaggccttgaTCATAAGTGACGGACAGGGTTTTTCTGTCCATGATATTTATTCTCTTTAGATTCTGTTTGCCTTCTGGTCCTTCAACATGTCCAGAGTgttgtgacctctgacctttaggAGTGTGcagtttgtgtcctgtgctctCACACCAGCCCGTCGGGTGGACGTCGGGGGAGTTGGCGTTCACCCAGAAGTCGTGGCAGTCGGAGTAGCCGTCAAAATGAAGCCTCAGCCGGTAACCGCAGACCTGGATGACGACATGACACATTAGAGAAACAACAGCCAGCCGGAcggaggaggagacactgggctGATCACCTCCTGCATGCAAAGCAGCCTGTGAGCAAATTAATCTTTTCAATCCTAAATAATCAGCCTGGCCCATTAAGATCCAATCGACCGCGTTAATGGACGTCTGGCTCACCTCGGCCACGGTGAGGACGAAGTACATGGACGGATGCTGCGGGTCGATGCCCTCCAGCTTCATCCCCTGCTTAAAGCCGTTCTTCACTGTTGGCACCCTCTGGGTCTGGACACAAAAAAAGAGATTCAAATAAAATGAAGTGAAAATAAAGGATGGAGGGATATTGGAGTTTTTATCATTCTCATACTACTTATGAACGTCTCTTCAAGACAAAGCTTGTGTTGCAAAAAAATCGATTGttgaagaaataaataactttaaaatgaaACTCCCTCAACCCCGCACgccgtaacagaatattaatgcATGTCCTCCGGCTGCATACATCTCTTTTTCACAGATGAATTTACATTTCTCATTTCCTTCCTTGACAGTGCCGCACTATTTTTTCACTCAGGGCGATAGATATGTCCCTGTGCTATAGGCAGAGCTGCAGTGGTATGGGTACACTGGGAGAACCTGAGCCTGGAAGTATAGTCTGAATATTAAATCCAAACGTACCTCTTGGAAAAGCTTGTTGGGCGCAGCAACAGCTTTGCTTTCCTCCAGATACAGAGCCCACGTCCACTGCTCCGTCTTAGTGTCTCCAGCTTcaccaaaaaaatacaaattaactGATTAGTTGATTCATTTATGTATGGAAACGGGGGGAGGAAATGAAGTCAGGAAGGAGGACGGAAACAAACTCCCTGAGCAGCTAATGTTTGAAGATCTGTAATTTTACGCACAAGTTCTGAGTGAAAATGTTCATCTCAAAGTATTCCCATTCCTCTATCTGGGAAAAATAactgaagaaaagaaagaaaagtactTAAAGGTCAGCAAAGGACAAGATAAATGgtgttaaggggagacactacaggtgggGTAGGGTAAAAAGTAACTAATAGATTCCAACATGAA
This region includes:
- the l3mbtl1 gene encoding lethal(3)malignant brain tumor-like protein 1 isoform X4, with amino-acid sequence MSAKVNMEALPKEPDRPPLEPSSSSSPSEAVLICGSDGVAKKARPQQPHTTTAFLLPAPAAGHQKLEVTPAVAMGDPGKGGRANETATPTLTAQVGGACSIVHVLEWKEGMTILPSSNLKFCVSDVGTLSTLITPGTTSSTTEPAAGTSGRSADTESAPADKPGNVSVPVGSVRGAAVEPERLVPVKLEVHQVQVGPGPQNHDARAHRTFIEELRREPITDKRSIGVEKVPAGGRVSSLNPDHLKPMRKRKRKEYLSPSEEDSDIDGTDEKMDDSKADSRLIRGAGDTKTEQWTWALYLEESKAVAAPNKLFQETQRVPTVKNGFKQGMKLEGIDPQHPSMYFVLTVAEVCGYRLRLHFDGYSDCHDFWVNANSPDVHPTGWCESTGHKLHTPKGCKEEEFTWTNYLKMTKAQVATKELFASPGRIDVKGSFEIGMKLEAVDRMNPSLICVATVTDVVDDRFLVHFDNWDDTYDYWCDSSSPYIHPIGWCQERDLPLTPPQDYPDQARFSWSLYLEETGSKAVAADAFKVRAAHSFEPQMKLEAVDKRSPGLIRVATVEEVETHRIKVHYDGWSHVYDEWMDSDHPDIHPAGWCEATNHPLKVPPRDTRTHQPHGMRESPVIGQSIYPSSVPCKPLGHPRANKYSFHNRSAELNSTIRKCPTPGCDGSGHVTGRFTAHHCISGCPLAERNQGRLKAELSDSECKRTLFFGQRTKKTHYRGRIGRPPKYRKNQQRDYQNMSSEDAYPSLFMSALSGQSDRTLSLCWEQHCKLLPGVQGIHASQVAAWGVEEVSRFVQDLIGCEEQAQLFKEEMIDGEAFLLLTQTDIVKIMSIKLGPALKISNAILMFKSTDEVLK
- the l3mbtl1 gene encoding lethal(3)malignant brain tumor-like protein 1 isoform X3; the encoded protein is MSAKVNMEALPKEPDRPPLEPSSSSSPSEAVLICGSDGVAKKARPQQPHTTTAFLLPAPAAGHQKLEVTPAVAMGDPGKGGRANETATPTLTAQVGGACSIVHVLEWKEGMTILPSSNLKFCVSDVGTLSTLITPGTTSSTTEPAAGTSGRSADTESAPADKPGNVSVPVGSVRGAAVEPERLVPVKLEVHQVQVGPGPQNHDARAHRTFIEELRREPITDKRSIGVEKVPAGGRVSSLNPDHLKPMRKRKRKEYLSPSEEDSDIDGTDEKMDDSKADSRLIRGAGDTKTEQWTWALYLEESKAVAAPNKLFQETQRVPTVKNGFKQGMKLEGIDPQHPSMYFVLTVAEVCGYRLRLHFDGYSDCHDFWVNANSPDVHPTGWCESTGHKLHTPKGCKEEEFTWTNYLKMTKAQVATKELFASPGRIDVKGSFEIGMKLEAVDRMNPSLICVATVTDVVDDRFLVHFDNWDDTYDYWCDSSSPYIHPIGWCQERDLPLTPPQDYPDQARFSWSLYLEETGSKAVAADAFKVRAAHSFEPQMKLEAVDKRSPGLIRVATVEEVETHRIKVHYDGWSHVYDEWMDSDHPDIHPAGWCEATNHPLKVPPRDTRTHQPHGSSQHFSQNCMRESPVIGQSIYPSSVPCKPLGHPRANKYSFHNRKCPTPGCDGSGHVTGRFTAHHCISGCPLAERNQGRLKAELSDSECKRTLFFGQRTKKTHYRGRIGRPPKYRKNQQRDYQNMSSEDAYPSLFMSALSGQSDRTLSLCWEQHCKLLPGVQGIHASQVAAWGVEEVSRFVQDLIGCEEQAQLFKEEMIDGEAFLLLTQTDIVKIMSIKLGPALKISNAILMFKSTDEVLK
- the l3mbtl1 gene encoding lethal(3)malignant brain tumor-like protein 1 isoform X1, with product MSAKVNMEALPKEPDRPPLEPSSSSSPSEAVLICGSDGVAKKARPQQPHTTTAFLLPAPAAGHQKLEVTPAVAMGDPGKGGRANETATPTLTAQVGGACSIVHVLEWKEGMTILPSSNLKFCVSDVGTLSTLITPGTTSSTTEPAAGTSGRSADTESAPADKPGNVSVPVGSVRGAAVEPERLVPVKLEVHQVQVGPGPQNHDARAHRTFIEELRREPITDKRSIGVEKVPAGGRVSSLNPDHLKPMRKRKRKEYLSPSEEDSDIDGTDEKMDDSKADSRLIRGAGDTKTEQWTWALYLEESKAVAAPNKLFQETQRVPTVKNGFKQGMKLEGIDPQHPSMYFVLTVAEVCGYRLRLHFDGYSDCHDFWVNANSPDVHPTGWCESTGHKLHTPKGCKEEEFTWTNYLKMTKAQVATKELFASPGRIDVKGSFEIGMKLEAVDRMNPSLICVATVTDVVDDRFLVHFDNWDDTYDYWCDSSSPYIHPIGWCQERDLPLTPPQDYPDQARFSWSLYLEETGSKAVAADAFKVRAAHSFEPQMKLEAVDKRSPGLIRVATVEEVETHRIKVHYDGWSHVYDEWMDSDHPDIHPAGWCEATNHPLKVPPRDTRTHQPHGSSQHFSQNCMRESPVIGQSIYPSSVPCKPLGHPRANKYSFHNRSAELNSTIRKCPTPGCDGSGHVTGRFTAHHCISGCPLAERNQGRLKAELSDSECKRTLFFGQRTKKTHYRGRIGRPPKYRKNQQRDYQNMSSEDAYPSLFMSALSGQSDRTLSLCWEQHCKLLPGVQGIHASQVAAWGVEEVSRFVQDLIGCEEQAQLFKEEMIDGEAFLLLTQTDIVKIMSIKLGPALKISNAILMFKSTDEVLK
- the l3mbtl1 gene encoding lethal(3)malignant brain tumor-like protein 1 isoform X7 gives rise to the protein MSAKVNMEALPKEPDRPPLEPSSSSSPSEAVLICGSDGVAKKARPQQPHTTTAFLLPAPAAGHQKLEVTPAVAMGDPGKGGRANETATPTLTAQVGGACSIVHVLEWKEGMTILPSSNLKFCVSDVGTLSTLITPGTTSSTTEPAAGTSGRSADTESAPADKPDVSVPVGSVRGAAVEPERLVPVKLEVHQVQVGPGPQNHDARAHRTFIEELRREPITDKRSIGVEKVPAGGRVSSLNPDHLKPMRKRKRKEYLSPSEEDSDIDGTDEKMDDSKADSRLIRGAGDTKTEQWTWALYLEESKAVAAPNKLFQETQRVPTVKNGFKQGMKLEGIDPQHPSMYFVLTVAEVCGYRLRLHFDGYSDCHDFWVNANSPDVHPTGWCESTGHKLHTPKGCKEEEFTWTNYLKMTKAQVATKELFASPGRIDVKGSFEIGMKLEAVDRMNPSLICVATVTDVVDDRFLVHFDNWDDTYDYWCDSSSPYIHPIGWCQERDLPLTPPQDYPDQARFSWSLYLEETGSKAVAADAFKVRAAHSFEPQMKLEAVDKRSPGLIRVATVEEVETHRIKVHYDGWSHVYDEWMDSDHPDIHPAGWCEATNHPLKVPPRDTRTHQPHGMRESPVIGQSIYPSSVPCKPLGHPRANKYSFHNRKCPTPGCDGSGHVTGRFTAHHCISGCPLAERNQGRLKAELSDSECKRTLFFGQRTKKTHYRGRIGRPPKYRKNQQRDYQNMSSEDAYPSLFMSALSGQSDRTLSLCWEQHCKLLPGVQGIHASQVAAWGVEEVSRFVQDLIGCEEQAQLFKEEMIDGEAFLLLTQTDIVKIMSIKLGPALKISNAILMFKSTDEVLK
- the l3mbtl1 gene encoding lethal(3)malignant brain tumor-like protein 1 isoform X2 produces the protein MSAKVNMEALPKEPDRPPLEPSSSSSPSEAVLICGSDGVAKKARPQQPHTTTAFLLPAPAAGHQKLEVTPAVAMGDPGKGGRANETATPTLTAQVGGACSIVHVLEWKEGMTILPSSNLKFCVSDVGTLSTLITPGTTSSTTEPAAGTSGRSADTESAPADKPDVSVPVGSVRGAAVEPERLVPVKLEVHQVQVGPGPQNHDARAHRTFIEELRREPITDKRSIGVEKVPAGGRVSSLNPDHLKPMRKRKRKEYLSPSEEDSDIDGTDEKMDDSKADSRLIRGAGDTKTEQWTWALYLEESKAVAAPNKLFQETQRVPTVKNGFKQGMKLEGIDPQHPSMYFVLTVAEVCGYRLRLHFDGYSDCHDFWVNANSPDVHPTGWCESTGHKLHTPKGCKEEEFTWTNYLKMTKAQVATKELFASPGRIDVKGSFEIGMKLEAVDRMNPSLICVATVTDVVDDRFLVHFDNWDDTYDYWCDSSSPYIHPIGWCQERDLPLTPPQDYPDQARFSWSLYLEETGSKAVAADAFKVRAAHSFEPQMKLEAVDKRSPGLIRVATVEEVETHRIKVHYDGWSHVYDEWMDSDHPDIHPAGWCEATNHPLKVPPRDTRTHQPHGSSQHFSQNCMRESPVIGQSIYPSSVPCKPLGHPRANKYSFHNRSAELNSTIRKCPTPGCDGSGHVTGRFTAHHCISGCPLAERNQGRLKAELSDSECKRTLFFGQRTKKTHYRGRIGRPPKYRKNQQRDYQNMSSEDAYPSLFMSALSGQSDRTLSLCWEQHCKLLPGVQGIHASQVAAWGVEEVSRFVQDLIGCEEQAQLFKEEMIDGEAFLLLTQTDIVKIMSIKLGPALKISNAILMFKSTDEVLK
- the l3mbtl1 gene encoding lethal(3)malignant brain tumor-like protein 1 isoform X5; amino-acid sequence: MSAKVNMEALPKEPDRPPLEPSSSSSPSEAVLICGSDGVAKKARPQQPHTTTAFLLPAPAAGHQKLEVTPAVAMGDPGKGGRANETATPTLTAQVGGACSIVHVLEWKEGMTILPSSNLKFCVSDVGTLSTLITPGTTSSTTEPAAGTSGRSADTESAPADKPDVSVPVGSVRGAAVEPERLVPVKLEVHQVQVGPGPQNHDARAHRTFIEELRREPITDKRSIGVEKVPAGGRVSSLNPDHLKPMRKRKRKEYLSPSEEDSDIDGTDEKMDDSKADSRLIRGAGDTKTEQWTWALYLEESKAVAAPNKLFQETQRVPTVKNGFKQGMKLEGIDPQHPSMYFVLTVAEVCGYRLRLHFDGYSDCHDFWVNANSPDVHPTGWCESTGHKLHTPKGCKEEEFTWTNYLKMTKAQVATKELFASPGRIDVKGSFEIGMKLEAVDRMNPSLICVATVTDVVDDRFLVHFDNWDDTYDYWCDSSSPYIHPIGWCQERDLPLTPPQDYPDQARFSWSLYLEETGSKAVAADAFKVRAAHSFEPQMKLEAVDKRSPGLIRVATVEEVETHRIKVHYDGWSHVYDEWMDSDHPDIHPAGWCEATNHPLKVPPRDTRTHQPHGSSQHFSQNCMRESPVIGQSIYPSSVPCKPLGHPRANKYSFHNRKCPTPGCDGSGHVTGRFTAHHCISGCPLAERNQGRLKAELSDSECKRTLFFGQRTKKTHYRGRIGRPPKYRKNQQRDYQNMSSEDAYPSLFMSALSGQSDRTLSLCWEQHCKLLPGVQGIHASQVAAWGVEEVSRFVQDLIGCEEQAQLFKEEMIDGEAFLLLTQTDIVKIMSIKLGPALKISNAILMFKSTDEVLK
- the l3mbtl1 gene encoding lethal(3)malignant brain tumor-like protein 1 isoform X6 → MSAKVNMEALPKEPDRPPLEPSSSSSPSEAVLICGSDGVAKKARPQQPHTTTAFLLPAPAAGHQKLEVTPAVAMGDPGKGGRANETATPTLTAQVGGACSIVHVLEWKEGMTILPSSNLKFCVSDVGTLSTLITPGTTSSTTEPAAGTSGRSADTESAPADKPGNVSVPVGSVRGAAVEPERLVPVKLEVHQVQVGPGPQNHDARAHRTFIEELRREPITDKRSIGVEKVPAGGRVSSLNPDHLKPMRKRKRKEYLSPSEEDSDIDGTDEKMDDSKADSRLIRGAGDTKTEQWTWALYLEESKAVAAPNKLFQETQRVPTVKNGFKQGMKLEGIDPQHPSMYFVLTVAEVCGYRLRLHFDGYSDCHDFWVNANSPDVHPTGWCESTGHKLHTPKGCKEEEFTWTNYLKMTKAQVATKELFASPGRIDVKGSFEIGMKLEAVDRMNPSLICVATVTDVVDDRFLVHFDNWDDTYDYWCDSSSPYIHPIGWCQERDLPLTPPQDYPDQARFSWSLYLEETGSKAVAADAFKVRAAHSFEPQMKLEAVDKRSPGLIRVATVEEVETHRIKVHYDGWSHVYDEWMDSDHPDIHPAGWCEATNHPLKVPPRDTRTHQPHGMRESPVIGQSIYPSSVPCKPLGHPRANKYSFHNRKCPTPGCDGSGHVTGRFTAHHCISGCPLAERNQGRLKAELSDSECKRTLFFGQRTKKTHYRGRIGRPPKYRKNQQRDYQNMSSEDAYPSLFMSALSGQSDRTLSLCWEQHCKLLPGVQGIHASQVAAWGVEEVSRFVQDLIGCEEQAQLFKEEMIDGEAFLLLTQTDIVKIMSIKLGPALKISNAILMFKSTDEVLK